The stretch of DNA AGCCGGGAAAATTCTTCTGTCAGCAAGTTTCCTGTCAAGATATACTTCGGCATTTCCGGTACCTTTAAACTCCTCAAAAATTACGTCATCCATTCGGCTTCCCGTTTCAACAAGGGCTGTGGCAATTATTGTTAAACTTCCGCCTTCTTCAATATTTCTTGCGGCTCCGAAAAACCGTTTGGGCCTTTGCAGCGCGTTTGAATCCAGTCCTCCTGAAAGCACTCTTCCGCTTGAAGGAATAACTGTATTATAAGCGCGAGCTAAACGAGTAATAGAATCCAAAAGGATTACAACATCTTTTCCGTGTTCTACAAGCCTTTTTGCTTTTTCTAAAACCATTTCAGCAACCTGAATATGGCGGTCGGCCGGTTCATCAAATGTTGAAGAAATAACTTCCCCTTTAACTGAACGCTGCATGTCTGTAACTTCTTCCGGACGTTCATCAATAAGAAGAACCATCAAAACTACCTCGGGATGATTTTGAGTTATAGAGTTTGCAAGTTTCTGCAAAAGTACGGTTTTTCCTGTCCTCGGCGCCGCATTAATAAGCATTCTTTGGCCTTTGCCAAGAGGGATCATTAGATCCAGAACTCTTGTGGAAAGTTCGTCGCGATTTGTTTCCAATACAATTTTTTTGTTCGGGTAAAGAGGGGTCAGATTATCAAAAAGGGATCTTTCCCTGATATTTTCTAAATCCTGGCCATTTACAGACTTTACCTGTAAAAGGGCGAAGAACCTTTCCTGGTCTTTCGGAGGGCGGACATAACCCGAAACTGTATCGCCTTTTCTTAGAGCAAACTTCTTTATCTGGGAAGGGGAGATGTAAATATCGTCCGGACCCGGCAGATAGTTATAATCCGGCGAACGCAAAAAACCGAATCCATCGGGTAAAATTTCCAAAACTCCTTCGTCATAAAGTAAATTGTTTTCTTTAGTTTGGGCCTCTAAGATTTTTGCAATAAGCTCCTGCTTTCTTAAGCCCGCAACGGGTTCCATTTTTAGTTCTTTTGCAATGTTGATAAGCTCATTGATGGTCTTTTTAGAAAGAACCGTTACATCCATTAATTTGTTGTCCATCGAATCCTCCTATATTCGTTAATACATAAGGGCAGTAATTACCCATTAGTAATTAAAGATTTGTTCATAAGCTATTCAGAAATTAAATGATTTATTTTAAAATGCGATTAGAATAATTAAGTGCCCACAAAAGAAATCCGCGATTCAATTGAATATCAGTCATGCAAAAACTCTGAGATTGTCGTGCAGGCGGATAAATTCATAATAATTAGGCAAGTTTAACTAAGCCCCATAACTGCAAAAAAATGCATGCGCTTAAGACCATTTTTTATTGATTTTTTATACCTTAGGCAAGATCACTTAGGATTTGAAATTCAAAAGGCAACCATATTATACTTATTAAAAATATTTTGTCAATACCATGTCAGCGGATAGTTAGTTTGTAAATATTATCATTAAATATTAGAAACAAAACTAACTACCCGCTTTACAATAATTTTATTTACCAGCGTGTGCCGCCCCAGCTTCCTTTTCTTTTTTTACCGCTATAACTGCCGCCTCCGCCTCCACTGCCGCCGCGACCGCCTCGAAAGCCTCCGCTATTACCGCCGCTTCTATTATCAGATTTTGGACGAGCTTCGTTTACGGTTAAAGGCCTGCCTTTTAAATCTTTGCCATTAAGCCCTGTTATTGCTGCCTGAGCCTGTTCTTTTGAAGGCATTTCAACAAAACCAAAACCTCGCGATTCACCGGTAAATTTATCTTTAATTACTGAAGTAGTTGCAACTTCTCCAAATGCTGCAAATGCCTGCTGTAAATCTTCCGAAACCACTTCGCGAGCTAAATTGCCGACATAAATGTTCATTTGTTTCTCCTTTTTTTGAAAATTGGATCCCCGATTATCCGCCCAGGGCGGACGGGGATGACCTTTCAGGTCACTTAATCCTTACCCCTTACCACTTATCACTTACCCCTTTACCACTTACCCCTTTTTTTACTCGCTCGCCATCCCTCCTAAAAACAGCAAGAATTTTCTGACGTTACATTTTATTTTTTCCAAATTTGCAAAAACGGCGCGGTATGTTTCTTATTGTTTGCCAAAATAATTCAATTTCGCTTATTTTTGTCTGTCTTTTCCTTCAAGTTTGTCAAAACAGCTCGCCATGCACCACTGTAGTACATGGCGGAGAGAGTGTATCCTCCGCTAAAGCTACGGATTACCAAAAATGTGGGAGTTTAGT from Elusimicrobiota bacterium encodes:
- the rho gene encoding transcription termination factor Rho; the encoded protein is MDNKLMDVTVLSKKTINELINIAKELKMEPVAGLRKQELIAKILEAQTKENNLLYDEGVLEILPDGFGFLRSPDYNYLPGPDDIYISPSQIKKFALRKGDTVSGYVRPPKDQERFFALLQVKSVNGQDLENIRERSLFDNLTPLYPNKKIVLETNRDELSTRVLDLMIPLGKGQRMLINAAPRTGKTVLLQKLANSITQNHPEVVLMVLLIDERPEEVTDMQRSVKGEVISSTFDEPADRHIQVAEMVLEKAKRLVEHGKDVVILLDSITRLARAYNTVIPSSGRVLSGGLDSNALQRPKRFFGAARNIEEGGSLTIIATALVETGSRMDDVIFEEFKGTGNAEVYLDRKLADRRIFPAIDITRSGTRKEELLLSEDELNKVWILRKVISTLNPIEAMEMLLEKVSATKSNKDFLKSMELSSMEK
- a CDS encoding RNA-binding protein, coding for MNIYVGNLAREVVSEDLQQAFAAFGEVATTSVIKDKFTGESRGFGFVEMPSKEQAQAAITGLNGKDLKGRPLTVNEARPKSDNRSGGNSGGFRGGRGGSGGGGGSYSGKKRKGSWGGTRW